From the genome of Pelosinus fermentans DSM 17108:
AATTGACCAGACCGGATAAAGAACAGGATCGAGTCAATAATATTACAGCTACAGGGGCGCAGACGGGAGCTGTATTTATAACTTATAAAGCAAATGATCATATGAATGCTGTTATAGCCCAGGGAATGACAAAACAGCCGGTATATGATTTTGTCACCGAAGATGGAAACAGCCACACGCTGTACATTGTGGATGACGCTGTTAAAATAGAGGCAATTGAACAGGCTTTTGCCCGTGTTGAGTCCTTATATATTGCTGATGGACATCATCGTTCTGCTGCTGCTGCCAGGGTTTATGAAACCTGCAAGGCAAATAATCCTGAGCATACTGGTGAAGAAGCATATACCAGGTTTCTGGCAGTCATTATCCCTCATACAATGACAAAGATTATGGATTATAATCGAGTTGTAAAAGATTTAAATGGATTAACTGAAGAAGCCTTTCTCGAAAAAATCCAAAATAAATTTACTATTGAACCGTGTACTCGAATCTCATGCAAAGCGGAATATCCCCATTATTTTGGCATGTATCTGAATAAAGCATGGTATAAATTAGTGGCGAAACCAGACAGTTATGACGAGACAGATCCCGTAGGAAAGCTGGATGTTAGTATCCTCCAGAGCAATCTGCTAGAGCCTGTCTTGGGTATCGGCAATCTTCGTACAGATAAACGCATTGATTTCGTCGGAGGCATTCGCGGCATGGGAGAATTAGAGCGTTTAGTAGATAGCGGTGAATATGTTGTTGCTTTCTCCATGTTCCCGACATCGACTAAGGATTTAATGGCAATTGCTGATGCTGGCCAAATTATGCCGCCTAAGTCAACTTGGTTTGAGCCGAAACTTAGGGATGCGATCGCAGTACATTTGATAAATGGAGGAAACTAAAGATGGCACA
Proteins encoded in this window:
- a CDS encoding DUF1015 domain-containing protein, whose product is MASVKPFRGLRPAPELADKVVSLPYDVMDSAEARAITSQNELSFLRVTKSEVDLAPDVNPYSEEVYQKANENLQEFIKKGILIQDEKPCFYIYKQQMGSHTQVGLVATVSVVEYNNNIIKKHELTRPDKEQDRVNNITATGAQTGAVFITYKANDHMNAVIAQGMTKQPVYDFVTEDGNSHTLYIVDDAVKIEAIEQAFARVESLYIADGHHRSAAAARVYETCKANNPEHTGEEAYTRFLAVIIPHTMTKIMDYNRVVKDLNGLTEEAFLEKIQNKFTIEPCTRISCKAEYPHYFGMYLNKAWYKLVAKPDSYDETDPVGKLDVSILQSNLLEPVLGIGNLRTDKRIDFVGGIRGMGELERLVDSGEYVVAFSMFPTSTKDLMAIADAGQIMPPKSTWFEPKLRDAIAVHLINGGN